AGCGTGATAATCAAAGAAGGTGAAATACGCTGAACTTGATAATCCAGAAGAGAGGCATGTGCAAGAATTTCTTTTTGGTTTGGTTTTCGATTTTCTTTCTTATCTTTATTCTTTCTCTTTACCCATTTGTACGGTCTGCTTCTTACAACACTTGTGATATAAACATGGTTCCTGCTCACTTCCAGGTACTCAAGCTGCTTATCCAGTTCTTTTCCTGCCCTTCCAATAAAAGGCTCGTCTTTCACTATTTCATTTTCGCCCGGAGCCTCACCGATAATCATGACTTTTGCGTTTGGATCTCCCTTCCCCAGTACGAATCCTTCCACGTTGTATTCTTGGATCCGTTCTTTCGCTTCCTGCACAATTGACTCGGGTATGTCCATGGCTTGACTCCTTCCTAAACAACTAGAGAGCACCAATCTGATGCCCTCTTTAAGGTTATTTATTTATAAGCACTTTTTCATTTTTTTTAATCAAGTCGGCGGTCAGTTGACCTGAGAGCGTAACCATAGGAACTCCGCCCCTGGATGAGTGGATCCTCCCACAAAATAAAGGTGGTCATAGACCTGACTCTTAGAAGGGACTTTAAAGCCTCCATTCGTTTTGCGGTCTGCAGCAATCCCATATATTGAACCGCCATTCGGGCCGTAAAGCTTTTCTAAATCTTCAGGGGTGAATCGATATTCAAACTCAATCGATTCTTCTAATCCTTCCATTCCCATACGTTCAAGCTTCGCTAATACCTTTGAACGGTACGCATCCCAATCGACCGGCTTACGTTTCCCGTCCTTTAATGGAGGAACATGGGTAAGCACAAACAGATTGTCTTGTCCTTCAGGAGCTTGGGTATGATCTGACCTTGAGGAAATCCCTATATAAATCGTCGGGTCATCCGCCGGTTTCTCCTGATCAAAAATTTGCTTGAATTCTCGCTCCGGATCTTCTGAGAAGAAGAAATTATGGTGCTTTAAATGTTCGAATCGCTTGTTCGTTCCCAGCAAAAGGACGAGCCCCGATACTGTCGGTTCAAACTTCTTAGACAAGGCTTTCGTTTCCTTCTTAACTTTTGCGGTTTGTGGAGCAAGACGGCGATACACCGGGATCGCTTCCAAATTTGAAACAACAATATCTGCGTTGTGGACCACTCCGTCCTCAGTCTCTACTCCTGTCACTTTGTCTCCTTCGGTGAGGAGATGGCGAACAGGGGTATTCAAGTGAACATCAACGCGAAGCTCTTCCATCAGCTGTCCCATTGCTTCAGCAATTTTGTACATGCCGCCCTGCACATAGTAGATCCCTAACCCAAGCTGCACATAGACGAGTTGATTTAATATTGCTGGAGATGCATAAGGGTTTGAACCGACATACATGACAAAGAAATTAAACAGCTGTTCTAAATATTTATTATCAAAATATTTATGGGTTGATTTTGCCACGGTTTTCATCGGATCCATCTTTAGTAAGTCACTCAGTTTATGGTGATTCTTTAAATCTTTTAAATCTTGAATGCTGTATTTATAAAAACTTTTTCTGCACAGTTCATACATTTCCTGACTATACGATAAGAAATCCGTTAATTTCCGATTTGGTCGATCCGTAACCTTCGCCATTTCCTGCAGCATATTAGGAAGATCACTCGTGACGTCCAGTTGTGTCCCGTCCTCAAAAAAAGTTCGCCACTGAGGCTCTACTCTTTTGACGGTTATGTAGTCTTCCAGTCGACGATGAACACTTTCAAACAGCTGCTCAAGGACCCAGGGCATTGTAAGTATCGAAGGACCGGTGTCAAAGGTGAAGCCTTTCCCTGATCTTCGATTCAGTTTACCTCCAAGGTTACTGTTCTTTTCCAACAGCTTCACTTCATACCCGTCTCCCTGCAGACGAATAGCAGAGGACATCCCCCTAAACCTGCTCCGATTACTATCGCTTTTTTCTTCACTTGCTCCACCTCCAGCTTTTATCCAAAAGAGCCTCATAATCATCCAGCCCACTTAACACAACGAGAAGGATAGAAAAGAACGGTTATCCTGAAGCAGTTGAATATCCAGACACTACAGGCAAGGTCACCACGGCCTCTTCCTACTGTCGATGTATTCTTCTCCGTCCCTATTCTATCCTTCTTTCTCATAGCTGCTACGTATAAGACTTACTTCCCTGAAGGATTAAACGATAAACAGTCCAATCTGCTGCTTGAAAAAGCAGAGCATCCGGCTTATGATTACGATAATTCCAACATTCTCAAATGTAAGAAAGGTTTTCTTAATGATTACAATTTATTGGATATTCATTTTAACAGTTGTCTGTCTTACTTTTTATCTGATATTTAGAAAATTGACTAAACAAAGCTATGTGATCATTACAATCATTGCGGTTTGTTACCTTGTGATTATCATTTACAGCTTTATGATTCATAAACTTATTTAGGCTTGTTTGATTCCTGGTATTTTGGATTTACCGCTTCCCTGATGTGATACAACTCGGAGTAAATGGCTGTACCATAGACACATAAAATGCTCAAAAACATAGATAAGAGAAAGGCGGTTCCGTCAAGATCGAATCCCAGGACTGCTGTAAAACCGACAATTGCCCCAATGATGACGCCAATCCCTGTAAAAACTAAGATTTTTTGCAGCGTAACTGAATAAACCACTGTTAATCACCTCTTCTTGTTGATCTATGCTTAGTTATACCCTTGTTTAGGCCAATGCACACATGAATGCTCAACCATCAACAACATGATATAAAAAAAGGCCGCCTCTGTTTTCAGAGACGGCCAAAGTCATGAGCTCAAGTCTAAGTGGAAGCTATTCAATACCATTCTTTTAAAGAACAATTGCGCTATATGAACAGCACTAAGAGATTACTGCTGTTTGGACTGGTTTCTTAAGAATATACCCGCAGCACCAATTAAAGCTAAAATGGATGCGTAGATCCAGATGTCCTGATCATGAGCGGTGCCCCCCATGCCTGTATCGGGCATTTCAGACGGCATTTTCATAAATTTGTCCGGCATCTGTGCTACAAATGCTCCAGACAGAGCTTTTGAAGCTTTAAACATGTGAGCGTATGAATCTCTTAGCGTCATATAAACTTTATCGTAGTCCTCTGCCGCATACTGATCAAAATCATTAATCAAATAATCAGCGTGCTGCTGCAGACTTCCTGACAAGGCATCTGCTTTCAAGCGACCATCTGTAGCTGTTTCAAGAAACTTGGAGAAGTTCATACGATAATCTTCCAGCGCTTGCAAAGCTTCATCCTTCATCGCCTGGTCATCAGCTGCAGTTCCTTTGACATATTTCACAAAGTCTTGAATGTGCTTACTCCAAATATCATTAAATTTCTGCCCCGCTTCTTCTCCGTAAAGGGAAGAGATTGCCTTCGTTAAATCCTGTGTATTCATGGACAATGCTTTGACTGAAGCATCAAAGTCTTTCGAACCATCTAAACCATTTTGCATCGCCATCGTAGCGAGACCCGTGTGTTCACTCAACAGATAGTTCAATTGGGAACGCAAATCTGCTGCAGGAGTTACAGCTTTCGTATCATTAAACTTGTCCGGAAATTGATTCACAATCGCACCAGAAAGACCTTTACTTACCATATACATATGGTGAATCGCTTCTCTTTCCTTCATATAGGCTTCCTGATAATTTCCATTTACATAGCTGTCAAAAGCACCGATCAGCTGGTTAACGTGGGTTTGAAGGCCTTCCATCAGATTTTCAGCTTTTAATCGGCCATCAGTTGCTGATTCAAGAAACTTAGAGAAATCCTGGCGGTAATTTTTCAAATGATTTAGCGCTTCTTGTTTCGCTTGTTCATCCTGATTGCCAGTAGCTTTTACATAGTCCACGAAAAAGCTAATGTGAGAGGACCACATTTTTTTGAATTTCTGTCCAGCTTCGTCACCATAAACGGAAGCAATAGCTGCCGATAAATCTTCTGTGTTCTTTTCAAGTGCGCTTGCTGACTGTTTAAAATCAGGAGCTTCCTGTGCCCCTTTTCTCATTGTTTCAATCGCTAAGTACGCATGCTCACTAAGCAGGTTGTCCAACGTGGAACGCAGTTCTACAGCTTTTGTTTCTACGGTAGGCATGTTACTGTCTTCTGCATTTACAACATCCAATGAAGTAGGTAATAGTACCGATACGCTGAGTGGTACTACAAGCATAGCTTTTTTTAAATTCATAAGTCCGATCTCTCCTTTTTATTTTTTGTTTATTCATGTAGCTATCGAAACAATAGGGAGATCGGATCACATTTTCGTCAAAAAAGTTCAAAAAAATTTCAAAAAGATTGCAGACAACTGAAGAACAGCTGTCTGCAAACCATTCCCCCTAAAGGCAAACAAAGAAGAATAAGGGAATTCCGAAGCCATCGATGGTTCGTAGGGACCGCACCTGAAATACACTCCGCTTTTTTCGGGCACCAGCCTTATATGAATATGAAGTTCATCCACCATGAAAAATCCGAATGATGATGAAAACTTATCATAATAAGTACACCTTCATTCGGATTTCATAATGGCTAAAACAACATTGTCCCAGCCCATAATTTCCGTTTATAAATTTGAGCTCATAATGACTTCACCTTGAGGAGTTTCACTTGTGGCATCGGGTTCTCTGGAAATCGCTACAGAATCCCAGTCCACGTCCTCAGGAAGATCTTCAAGAGAATACGCTACAGCACCTTCCCCATCCTGGTTGGCTACAAAGGTGCCTGCTCGATAAGGCTTCTCTCCCTTGATCAACCACACTTGGTAAACTTCACTTCCTTGAAGCTGGTCTAAGCCCTCGGCCTGCAAGGTAAGAAGGTTTTTATTATCCTGCTGGATTAAAGCTGCAGTAGCATTTGCCTGAACCGATGTGCCTTTAAGCTGCACTCTTTCAGCCACCTCGTCAGTGATATCCTGCTGCTGTTGACCTTGTTCAGTTGTTTCATCCTGATTCAGCAAGGTCACAACATTTCCAAGCAAAGATAGCGTAAGGGCGGCGACCAGTCCTCTTATGATCCACGGATGTGGAGTTGGATGTGCTTTTCCCGGTTCTCGGGATTCTTCATTATGAGAATCTAAGTCGACTATTGTTTTATCGGGTGCTTCAAGATCACTGCTTTCCTCACTGTCCAGCTGTTCTTCTGCAAATACAGCCTCCAGTACACGGTCCTTCATGTCTTTCGGAGGGTCCACAGGCTCAGAAGCGAACGGTAAATCATCTGTCAGCATGGTTAACTCTTCTAGCTCTGCCTGACATTCTTCACAGTTTTCCAAATGGCGTTCAAACTCTTTCTTTTCTTCTTCAGTCAACTGATCGTTGAAGTAATCGATGATTTTATCACACTCGTTACGCATCGTCTTTGCCCCCTTTCCCTATCGATATCTCTTTCTTTAAATGCTGTAAGGCCAGCCTTATTCTTCCCTTCACTGTACCCAGCGGCAGTTCACATTGTTCAGCTATTTCTCGTTGATTCTGCCCTTTGAAATAAAAGAGCTCTACCATTTGCTTTTGCTCATCAGAAAGAGTTCTAATGGCCCTTCTGACTAGTTCTCCTTGTTCTTTCCATTCAATAATGTCCTCAGTCGATGATGTTTCTTCTTCAGGAATATCCGTTTCTTCTTCAAGAGAAAAGTTTTGATTCTTTGTTTTACGGATCCAATCGATCGCTGTGTACCGTGTAATCGTTACGATCCAGGAAGAAAACTTTCCTTTTCTATCATTATAGTTGGCTTTTTTAGTCCAAAGTTTTATAAAAACTTCTTGCACGACTTCTTCAGCTATTGTCTGATCACCAGCTAATTTTATGACAAAGGAATAAAGCAGCTTTTCGTATTTATCGTAGAGTCGTTCCAAAGCCTGCTTATCCCCAGTCTTCATCTGGTGATAGAGTTCTACATCCCGATTACTCATAGCACACTCCTTTTATAGTGGTAGATACAATTATCATAGCATACCATCCCACTTTATCACCTTTTCTGGGAGCCTTGCTACTTAGCTATCGAATCACATCTTCATTTAGATCATTTTTTTCGAAAAAATTAAGGCCCAAAATCCTGATTTGAGCAGGTTGCGTACGTGCTTAACGTTCTTTTCCTATTTTAATATGTTTCACAGTGAAGATGAAAGGGTATAGAAAATGTTAAATAAAAGAGCATCCTTTTCGAAAAAAGGATGCTCACCATTTTAGATTTTACCATTCCTAAAAACCGTGTCCATCTCAACACTTGAGAAGTGACAACGGTTTTTTTATTCACTTAAACAAACGTTTGATTAACATCTAAATGGATTGTTTAATAGCTTCCTTAAACTGTTTAATGATGTCTTCGCTATCTTCAATTCCTACTGACAGCCTGATTACATACTCGTTAATCCCTACGGTTTCCAGTTGATGTTCATTCAGCGACCGATGCGATGTTTTTACAGGATAAGAGACTGTCGTTTCCACACCAGCAAGTGTCGGAGCGATTTTTACCCATCCCAGGGACTTAAACCACTGCTCCACTTGGACGTTTGGCTGCAGCTCAATGGTTACAATGGCCCCATTTCCCCTTTCAGAAACAAACTCAGGGTAGTAGACAGTTTTCACATGAGGTTCTTCCTTTAATGCGTTTGCCAGCTTTTTAGCATTTTCGGATTGTTTATCCATCCTTAAGGCCAGTGTTTTTGTACCCCTTTGAGCAAGCCAGGCTTCGAATGGGCTTAAGCTTGCACCAAGAGTGGAGACTTTCTTTGCGGCAGTTTGAATAAGGGCTGAACGCCCGACCAAAACACCTGCAGTCACATCGCTGTGTCCCCCTATATACTTCGTGGCACTATGAACAACAAGATCAATTCCTTGTTCAATAGGAGTCAGCAAGTAAGGGGTAGCAAATGTATTATCCACCATTGTTTTCAAACCATGCTCCTTTGCAAGGCTGACAATGCCGGGGATATCCTCTACTCGTAGGAATGGGTTCGAAATGGATTCCGTGTACAAAAGACGTGTATTAGGACGAATTTCTTTCCTGACTTCCTCCAAATCATGAAATGAGACAAGCGAAACCTCCAAGCCGAAATCCTTTAATTCTTTCGATAAAAGGTGATAAGTGCCGCCATAAACATCTTCTGCTGCGATAAGATGGTCTCCTGGCTTGACTACTGAAAGAATGCCGGAAAGGATAGCTGACATCCCTGACGATGTAGCCACTCCGGCTTCCGCCTTCTCTAAACGGGCGATGGTCTGTCCGAGCTCCTCCGTATTCGGATTTCTTTCCCTCGTGTATAAATAAGCGGCTTCTCCATTATAGTAGCTTTCTAAGTGGTCCAAGTCCTTAAAGGTAAATGCAGTCGTCTGGTAAATAGGCGTTGTTTTGCTGTTTAAAGCCATTGACTGATCGATATGGTTATGTACTACTTGGGTTTCAAATGATGAATCTGACATCATACTTCTCCTCTCTGTAACTATGACAATAAAGAAAGTATATAGAGGGAGAGAGAGATCTGTCAAAAAATTCTGTTTTAAGAAGTGGACAAGCTTCTTTGGATGGCTTGGATAACAAACTGGTAATAATAGAAATCGTGAGGGACTAAGTCTGACACCGAGAGAGACGTTTCTTTTCCTGATAATACTGAAGCAGCCTTCATCGTTGAGTTCTTTTTGCAAAGCAGGCTGAGAAATTCATCCAAGTGGACTTTTACAATATCCGTTACTTCCTGACCGATTAAGAAAGGGGCTGCATCATTAAACCGATGAATATGTACTTGGCAGATCTCTCTGTCAAAAGAATACCGGGTCCGAAGAGATTCCTTGTAGCATCCTGTGTATTCAAGATCTTCCGGCTTTAGTTTAACGCCTATTTCCTCCTTAATTTCTCTTAAACCAGCTTCCATTAACTTTTCCCCTGCTTCAATATGGCCTGCTGCAGTAATATCAAATAGATCCGGAAATTCTTTTTTATCGGACGCCCGTTTTTGAAAATACAATTCGGTGCGCTCTTTGGTAACTTCATAGAACCAGCACTGAAACGTTTCATGCCAATCGCCGTCCCTATGGACAAGGCTTCTTTCTTTTTCCCCAATCGGCTTTAATAATTCATCAAATATCGTCAGCATTTCCTCCATAAAGCCCGCCCCTTTTTCATTAATAACTTCAGTGTATCACAAAGCCTGTCTAAGCGAAGCATAGCAGGTTTATACTGCTTTTATTCATGGAATACTATTTCCAAAGACTAGCTCAGGAGTGATGCATGATGAAGAATAAAAAAACAAAACGAGGAAAAGTGCATGTTTCGAATGAAGCAGCAGAGGTTTTCAGTCATTCTTTACATTTTAATAAAGCTTTTTCCCATACAAAAAGAGACGAGCCGCATACCCCGGACTCAGAATCAGAAGCTATGCTGAACTTTTATTCAGACGAAGAGAAGGATCCTGATTAACGAACCGATTCTCCATTAGGAGGATCGGCTTTTTTATGGGTTACTATCCGCTTATTTGTTATGATTAGGTAAATAATGGATAGAAAGGACGTCTGCCTATGCGAACGAGCAAGTCGAACAAAAAACTCCAATGGGTCCTGGTTTTTATCGGACTTACAGCTCTGATTATCGGGATCCAATTTATTCCTGGAAAAGACAAGCCGCTAACACATAACAAGAAGCTGGAAATGAATAAACAGGAAAAAGAGCCCTTCCCTGAATTCCCCGACCATTTACGAATGAATACATATGATGAAGTAGTAAGTTTCTACGAAAAGAGAATCCCGGGGTTAAAGAGGGCAAAAGAACATCAATTAACGACTTTTCCGAAGCAATCCATTGACTTACCAAACCAGGATGGAAAGTTATACATAAACGAATTGTGGTTCAACGGTCGAGACCTCCACATCCTCTACAGCATCGATCGGGAAGTATTCGGAAAAAACCCTGTAGAAATGCCATTTGCGTTTGAAAGCATGCAAATAAAACCTTTAGGTGAAAAAGGAGGGCTGACAAGTACATCTTATTCGCTTTATTCCCAGAACCTTGGCAGTGGAAAAGTCTTATTCAATCATAAGCTTTACGGAAC
This Halobacillus salinarum DNA region includes the following protein-coding sequences:
- a CDS encoding uracil-DNA glycosylase, with translation MDIPESIVQEAKERIQEYNVEGFVLGKGDPNAKVMIIGEAPGENEIVKDEPFIGRAGKELDKQLEYLEVSRNHVYITSVVRSRPYKWVKRKNKDKKENRKPNQKEILAHASLLDYQVQRISPSLIITLGGVAYERLTGRKDKMKDVLGKPYKGPILQYDKESDGLVQTRSSYLILPLYHPAAIFYNPRLKEDIYHSLDEVKPYLN
- a CDS encoding phytoene desaturase family protein, which encodes MSSAIRLQGDGYEVKLLEKNSNLGGKLNRRSGKGFTFDTGPSILTMPWVLEQLFESVHRRLEDYITVKRVEPQWRTFFEDGTQLDVTSDLPNMLQEMAKVTDRPNRKLTDFLSYSQEMYELCRKSFYKYSIQDLKDLKNHHKLSDLLKMDPMKTVAKSTHKYFDNKYLEQLFNFFVMYVGSNPYASPAILNQLVYVQLGLGIYYVQGGMYKIAEAMGQLMEELRVDVHLNTPVRHLLTEGDKVTGVETEDGVVHNADIVVSNLEAIPVYRRLAPQTAKVKKETKALSKKFEPTVSGLVLLLGTNKRFEHLKHHNFFFSEDPEREFKQIFDQEKPADDPTIYIGISSRSDHTQAPEGQDNLFVLTHVPPLKDGKRKPVDWDAYRSKVLAKLERMGMEGLEESIEFEYRFTPEDLEKLYGPNGGSIYGIAADRKTNGGFKVPSKSQVYDHLYFVGGSTHPGAEFLWLRSQVN
- a CDS encoding copper amine oxidase, whose protein sequence is MNLKKAMLVVPLSVSVLLPTSLDVVNAEDSNMPTVETKAVELRSTLDNLLSEHAYLAIETMRKGAQEAPDFKQSASALEKNTEDLSAAIASVYGDEAGQKFKKMWSSHISFFVDYVKATGNQDEQAKQEALNHLKNYRQDFSKFLESATDGRLKAENLMEGLQTHVNQLIGAFDSYVNGNYQEAYMKEREAIHHMYMVSKGLSGAIVNQFPDKFNDTKAVTPAADLRSQLNYLLSEHTGLATMAMQNGLDGSKDFDASVKALSMNTQDLTKAISSLYGEEAGQKFNDIWSKHIQDFVKYVKGTAADDQAMKDEALQALEDYRMNFSKFLETATDGRLKADALSGSLQQHADYLINDFDQYAAEDYDKVYMTLRDSYAHMFKASKALSGAFVAQMPDKFMKMPSEMPDTGMGGTAHDQDIWIYASILALIGAAGIFLRNQSKQQ
- a CDS encoding anti-sigma factor, which encodes MRNECDKIIDYFNDQLTEEEKKEFERHLENCEECQAELEELTMLTDDLPFASEPVDPPKDMKDRVLEAVFAEEQLDSEESSDLEAPDKTIVDLDSHNEESREPGKAHPTPHPWIIRGLVAALTLSLLGNVVTLLNQDETTEQGQQQQDITDEVAERVQLKGTSVQANATAALIQQDNKNLLTLQAEGLDQLQGSEVYQVWLIKGEKPYRAGTFVANQDGEGAVAYSLEDLPEDVDWDSVAISREPDATSETPQGEVIMSSNL
- a CDS encoding RNA polymerase sigma factor, translated to MSNRDVELYHQMKTGDKQALERLYDKYEKLLYSFVIKLAGDQTIAEEVVQEVFIKLWTKKANYNDRKGKFSSWIVTITRYTAIDWIRKTKNQNFSLEEETDIPEEETSSTEDIIEWKEQGELVRRAIRTLSDEQKQMVELFYFKGQNQREIAEQCELPLGTVKGRIRLALQHLKKEISIGKGGKDDA
- a CDS encoding trans-sulfuration enzyme family protein; this translates as MSDSSFETQVVHNHIDQSMALNSKTTPIYQTTAFTFKDLDHLESYYNGEAAYLYTRERNPNTEELGQTIARLEKAEAGVATSSGMSAILSGILSVVKPGDHLIAAEDVYGGTYHLLSKELKDFGLEVSLVSFHDLEEVRKEIRPNTRLLYTESISNPFLRVEDIPGIVSLAKEHGLKTMVDNTFATPYLLTPIEQGIDLVVHSATKYIGGHSDVTAGVLVGRSALIQTAAKKVSTLGASLSPFEAWLAQRGTKTLALRMDKQSENAKKLANALKEEPHVKTVYYPEFVSERGNGAIVTIELQPNVQVEQWFKSLGWVKIAPTLAGVETTVSYPVKTSHRSLNEHQLETVGINEYVIRLSVGIEDSEDIIKQFKEAIKQSI
- a CDS encoding NUDIX hydrolase yields the protein MEEMLTIFDELLKPIGEKERSLVHRDGDWHETFQCWFYEVTKERTELYFQKRASDKKEFPDLFDITAAGHIEAGEKLMEAGLREIKEEIGVKLKPEDLEYTGCYKESLRTRYSFDREICQVHIHRFNDAAPFLIGQEVTDIVKVHLDEFLSLLCKKNSTMKAASVLSGKETSLSVSDLVPHDFYYYQFVIQAIQRSLSTS